The following are from one region of the Gossypium hirsutum isolate 1008001.06 chromosome D03, Gossypium_hirsutum_v2.1, whole genome shotgun sequence genome:
- the LOC107950070 gene encoding uncharacterized protein, with translation MTNFEKETSKAYSQRQLKNRWDTLKKEWKAWKKLKGRDTGLGWNPIKEPLMHQMIGGRVVPEAQKFRTSSIDLEFEGKLDQMFMGIVATGDKAWARSSSTLRSQFFLRMLIMKYLKRIRKKM, from the exons ATGACCAACTTCGAGAAAGAAACAAGCAAGGCTTATTCACAAAGACAACTTAAAAATAGGTGGGATACCCTAAAAAAAGAATGGAAGGCTTGGAAGAAACTTAAAGGCAGAGATACTGGTCTAGGGTGGAATCCTATAAAAGAACCGTTGATGCATCAGATGATTGGTGGGAGA GTTGTGCCTGAAGCTCAAAAATTTAGAACATCAAGCATTGATCTTGAATTCGAAGGGAAGTTGGACCAAATGTTCATGGGCATAGTTGCAACAGGTGATAAAGCATGGGCACGTTCTTCTAGTACACTCCGTAGTCAATTTTTTTTGAGGATGTTGATAATGAAATACCTGAAGAGAATAAGGAAGAAAATGTGA